In the genome of Candoia aspera isolate rCanAsp1 chromosome 1, rCanAsp1.hap2, whole genome shotgun sequence, one region contains:
- the ZDHHC13 gene encoding palmitoyltransferase ZDHHC13: MEDPGRVCKSHNHGSLRHHGHSWPNLYADEDLSKEHDMLPFVEDYSNFDIVKATQYGLLERCQELVEAGYDVRQPDKENVTLLHWAAINNRLDLIKYFISKGAVVDQLGGDLNSTPLHWAIRQGHLSMVILLLKFGADPTLIDGEGYSSLHLAVLFQHMPIIAYLISKGQSIDTTDRNGHTPLMLSAHKVIGREPTNFLLKFHPSVSAVDDIEKNTALHWAVIAGNINAVDVLLEAGSSLDIKNVKGERPLDLAHQAKNHTIIHILREEEKIRIRRTSRFLRILEKNEFLLLLGSSMLLIWVTGYLADLNTDSWLLKGSLLIFILVILSSFARLFIGFDKIKYFPLAFMISSIFWISWTCFIYFLPHFSNTASQLPFFLGMVGLIYYFYKTVRTDPGFITSTEEETKKNIINLGESGCLDFRTFCTSCLIKKPLRSMHCHTCNSCVARYDQHCIWTGQCIGIGNHGYFVLFLFFLTLVNIWAIYGTILYWSEHCTTTYQQDGAWMSFTQIVSCSPWVLYIFMLITFHTSWAALWLILQIYQVVFLGLTSHERTTLWKQSKRSKHPVSLRKTPYNHGFLQNIADFFHCRCFGILKPSVIDWTKQYTLVFHLAKDRNIQPV; encoded by the exons ATGGAGGACCCTGGCCGCGTG TGTAAAAGTCACAACCATGGGTCCCTTCGTCATCATGGCCATAGTTGGCCTAATTTGTATGCAGATGAAGATCTATCAAAAGAGCATGACATGCTGCCTTTTGTGGAGGACTACAGCAATTTTGATATTGTCAAAGCAACCCA GTATGGTCTGTTAGAGCGATGTCAAGAATTGGTAGAAGCAGGATATGATGTAAGGCAGCCAGACAAAGAAAATGTGACACTTCTTCATTGGGCAGCAATCAATAATAGGCTGGATCTTATAAA GTATTTTATCTCCAAAGGTGCAGTAGTGGATCAACTAGGAGGGGATTTAAATTCAACTCCACTTCACTGGGCAATTAG GCAAGGGCATTTATCTATGGTCATATTGTTGTTAAAATTTGGAGCAGATCCAACTCTTATTGACGGAGAAGGATACAGCAGCCTACATTTAGCTGTGCTTTTTCAACACATGCCGATCATAGCTTACCTCATATCAAAGGGTCAG AGTATAGATACTACTGACCGCAATGGACACACCCCTCTTATGCTGTCAGCCCACAAAGTAATTGG gCGGGAACCTACTAATTTTCTATTAAAGTTTCATCCGTCTGTCAGTGCTGTTGACGATATAGAAAAGAACACTGCTTTGCATTGGGCTGTTATAGCAGGAAACATTAATGCTGTAGATGTATTGCTAGAAGCTGGATCCAGTCTGGATATCAAAAATGTCAAG GGTGAGAGACCACTTGACCTTGCTCATCAAGCTAAAAATCACACAATTATTCACATACTtcgtgaagaagaaaaaattagaaTTAGAAGAACATCAAGGTTTCTGAggattctggaaaaaaatgag ttCTTGCTATTGCTTGGCTCATCAATGCTATTGATATGGGTAACAGGATATTTAGCAGACTTAAATACTGACTCATGGCTGTTGAAAGGAAGCTTGCTGATCTTCATATTGGTTATTCTGTCTTCCTTTGCAAG GTTGTTCATAGGATTcgacaaaataaaatatttcccacTAGCATTTATGATTAGTTCCATCTTTTGGATATCATGGACCTGTTTCATCTATTTCCTGCCTC ATTTTTCAAATACAGCTTCacagcttcccttctttcttggcaTGGTGGGCCTTAtctattatttttacaaaactGTCAGAACTGATCCTGGATTTATTACAAGTACAGAAGAAGAGACTAAAAAG AATATTATTAACCTTGGAGAATCTGGCTGTTTGGATTTCAGAACATTCTGCACATCATGCCTT ATTAAGAAACCTTTGAGATCTATGCACTGCCATACTTGCAATTCATGTGTAGCTAGATATGATCAACATTGTATTTGGACTGGACAATGCATAG GTATAGGTAACCATGGCTATTTCGTCctgttcctctttttcctgaccttggTGAATATTTGGGCCATATATGGaactattttat ATTGGTCAGAACACTGTACAACAACGTATCAGCAAGATGGAGCTTGGATGTCTTTCACACAGATCGTATCTTGTTCTCCTTGGGTGTTATATATTTTCATGCTCATAACCTTTCATACTTCATGGGCTGCATTATGGCTAATCTTGCAGATTTATCAG gTTGTGTTTCTTGGATTGACTTCACATGAAAGGACTACTCTCTGGAAGCAGAGTAAACGTTCCAAACATCCTGTTTCGCTTAGGAAGACTCCATATAA CCATGGATTCCTCCAGAACATTGCAGACTTCTTTCATTGTAGATGCTTTGGGATTCTCAAGCCCAGTGTAATTGACTGGACTAAACAATACACATTAGTATTTCATTTGGCAAAAGATCGAAACATTCAACCAGTGTGA